A genomic window from Sphingobacterium spiritivorum includes:
- a CDS encoding cytochrome-c peroxidase, with product MSLIIGFVVLLSFKGFDSQHEQIGVDSLRSLYQRPVGEWPRPVIDSGVKWEEFKSLPNFDTGYFAMMERPEVILGKNLFFDPILSGSNQISCSSCHNPQTSWADKVQVPVGHDHLSGNRNTPSLLNAHSRKTFFWDGRAATLEEQVLGPIQAYNEMAMDASQLPAKLQQYKAYRELFQKAFGTDVITFNMITQSLAAFQNTISSRRSRFDRFLDGEYKYLSDQEISGLHLFRTKARCMNCHNGQYFTDEDFHNIGLTYYKRKYEDLGRYHVTHNPEDVGKFRTPSLRDVMSTNPWMHNGLFWDITGLLNMYNSGMQMNSATAEQKAKDPMYPVTDPLMKPLKLTKEEIQDVAAFLNAITATDYKMRRPDKLPRD from the coding sequence TTGAGCTTAATAATTGGTTTTGTAGTGTTGCTTTCTTTTAAAGGATTTGATTCACAACACGAACAAATAGGAGTGGATTCTTTACGGTCCTTATATCAGCGTCCGGTTGGAGAATGGCCGAGACCTGTTATAGATTCGGGGGTGAAATGGGAAGAATTCAAATCTCTGCCTAACTTTGATACCGGATATTTTGCTATGATGGAACGCCCGGAAGTGATACTGGGTAAAAATCTTTTTTTCGATCCCATATTGTCCGGCTCTAATCAGATATCGTGTAGTTCCTGTCACAATCCGCAAACCTCATGGGCAGATAAAGTACAGGTGCCTGTAGGACATGATCATTTGAGCGGCAACCGCAATACACCTTCTCTTCTGAATGCACATTCCCGTAAAACCTTTTTCTGGGACGGACGAGCCGCTACGTTAGAAGAGCAGGTACTGGGGCCGATTCAGGCATATAATGAAATGGCAATGGATGCTTCTCAGCTTCCGGCCAAACTTCAGCAGTATAAAGCTTATCGGGAACTGTTTCAAAAGGCTTTCGGAACAGATGTTATTACTTTCAATATGATTACTCAGTCTCTGGCAGCGTTTCAGAATACCATATCCAGCCGGAGAAGCCGGTTTGACCGGTTTTTAGATGGCGAATATAAGTATCTTTCGGATCAGGAAATCAGTGGTCTTCATCTTTTCCGAACCAAAGCGCGTTGTATGAATTGCCATAACGGGCAGTATTTTACAGATGAGGATTTTCATAATATCGGTTTGACTTATTACAAACGGAAGTATGAAGATCTGGGACGTTATCATGTAACACATAATCCGGAGGATGTGGGTAAATTTCGTACACCATCGTTGCGGGATGTAATGAGTACAAACCCTTGGATGCACAATGGATTATTTTGGGATATCACAGGATTGCTGAATATGTATAATAGTGGTATGCAGATGAATAGTGCCACTGCCGAGCAGAAGGCCAAAGATCCGATGTACCCGGTGACTGATCCGCTGATGAAGCCTTTAAAACTGACTAAAGAAGAGATACAGGATGTCGCTGCATTCCTCAATGCCATCACAGCCACGGACTATAAGATGCGCAGACCGGATAAGTTGCCAAGAGATTAG
- a CDS encoding BON domain-containing protein: MNVKRFIPVLFMAGLLTMSMISCKSKISDADLKTKVETAVSGNPDVLVDVKDGVVTLSGTVATEQEKISLETAAKSAEKGVKSVVNNIVVEAAPVLPTPVDDTLVKNVADVMKDFPALSANVKDGVIQVTGTIEQARIKTLKQALDNLNPKKVDLSGLSVK; the protein is encoded by the coding sequence ATGAATGTAAAAAGATTTATTCCCGTTTTATTCATGGCAGGACTTCTGACTATGAGTATGATTTCGTGTAAATCCAAGATCTCGGATGCGGATCTGAAAACGAAGGTTGAAACTGCTGTAAGCGGTAATCCGGATGTACTGGTGGATGTGAAAGATGGTGTTGTCACACTGTCCGGTACAGTGGCTACTGAACAAGAGAAAATCAGTCTGGAGACTGCTGCAAAATCTGCAGAAAAAGGTGTTAAATCTGTCGTCAATAACATTGTTGTAGAGGCTGCTCCGGTATTGCCTACTCCTGTAGACGATACATTAGTCAAGAATGTTGCAGATGTCATGAAGGACTTTCCTGCTTTATCGGCAAATGTGAAAGATGGGGTCATTCAGGTGACAGGAACAATCGAACAGGCGCGTATCAAAACATTGAAACAAGCGTTGGATAATCTGAATCCTAAAAAAGTAGATCTTTCGGGATTATCGGTTAAATAA
- a CDS encoding transposase, with protein sequence MVKSYHIEFFTATIFKWQNLLIDKHKSIIIESLRWLVKNKRCKIYGFVIMPNHIHLLWKIEDDVERNSVQGALLNYTAHEFKKQLNNQELSAYKVNAKDRLFQFWQKNHMVKECWSEPFIEEKLIYMHNNPIQKHWKLCDSPENYYWSSSSFYESQESPFDFLTHYKE encoded by the coding sequence ATGGTAAAAAGCTATCATATCGAATTTTTCACTGCAACTATTTTTAAATGGCAAAATTTATTAATTGATAAACATAAATCAATTATTATAGAGAGCTTAAGATGGTTGGTGAAAAATAAAAGATGTAAGATATATGGCTTTGTTATTATGCCAAATCACATTCATTTATTATGGAAAATAGAAGATGATGTGGAAAGGAATTCCGTACAAGGTGCTTTGTTAAATTATACTGCTCATGAATTTAAAAAGCAATTGAATAATCAGGAACTGTCAGCGTATAAAGTCAATGCTAAGGATCGTTTATTTCAGTTTTGGCAAAAAAATCATATGGTCAAGGAGTGTTGGAGTGAACCATTCATCGAAGAAAAGTTGATATACATGCACAATAATCCTATTCAAAAACATTGGAAATTATGCGATTCACCTGAAAACTATTATTGGTCATCTTCGTCATTCTATGAATCTCAAGAAAGCCCATTTGATTTTTTAACGCATTACAAAGAATAA
- a CDS encoding TonB-dependent receptor has product MFRFLPIYLFFVLEVISVIGTPNKLYAQQKTIKGTLTDEQSKPLAFANIQILEIGLDTRSDEKGSYSIQLNGAIPSSYTIRFSFLGKKTIEREYNFNNISTIPPVTLYNNSLALEEVSVQATKGSQSNSSLLIDRDMIERYPSLSLNDLLNLLPNRKVSAPSVQEMQNITLRGAFEETSGRFRNVHGMSNAFGVAIIMDDIAMSNNANMQSRNPGIFGLSGSNLAVSQSEYNLTGNRAATATSYSGESSFGGIDLRQIPTENIERIEVISGVAPVRYGDISDGAIIIERQAGKTPAFVRLQSRNNATSYGFSKGFSLSPALGDLNVDMGYVNSFADNRDKIKQYRRINGTVIWTTRFGNKKQWKHTLQGTYNKVLDGVAKDEDDTQSTIVKYGNWNFNASSRTSYQINNSFFKRFGLNLGVSTAHQQSYKEYYYNDAFVLYTDALQTGIVEGNYDKGQYTAVDHVDGRPLNLTGRLETNAVWKIGNLTHNINFGVNADYSINNGKGRLADPSRPNKGLSLNTERYYDFSLLTPVKNLGLYLEDQFKASVFGNPLAVSAGVRWDTQNGHQSFSPRTNISYRPSKDLQLGLAYGLSFKAPSLAHLYPGPVFTEYLLLNAYNGKQAESTSRIYVHRYDPPSEQLKAQYSQTLEGSAMWNKYNHSVRVNAFLKQNRNGINTISNRERLMLPVYEATPVTGSKPLVEVVGEKVYMLNKRTLQNSLSTDNYGFEVLYSSPKIEALYTSVNIAGGLTKATSKSNSKYEESFNSSGSDPKDVTLGIFDPLKNNSYLSNARIGTTTHFPKLRLIVQIMADFQLLNYSSLTDIQYYPIAYYTRDLTYYEVTKYDPQNPAHLYLYEQRLKKMKDYNSENDGIFCNFNLSMAKEINKNLRLSFNVYNFLDYQPRYYIVQNTTVKTPNSSPNYGAQITYKF; this is encoded by the coding sequence ATGTTTCGTTTTCTGCCTATATATTTGTTCTTTGTACTTGAGGTCATCTCCGTTATAGGAACGCCAAATAAATTGTACGCACAACAAAAGACAATAAAAGGTACACTAACTGACGAACAATCCAAACCACTCGCTTTTGCCAATATACAGATTTTAGAAATTGGACTGGATACACGTTCTGATGAGAAAGGATCATACAGTATTCAGTTAAACGGAGCAATCCCTTCCAGTTATACCATCCGGTTTTCATTCTTAGGAAAGAAGACCATTGAACGGGAGTACAACTTCAATAACATAAGTACAATTCCCCCAGTTACTCTATATAACAATAGTCTGGCTTTAGAGGAAGTATCTGTGCAGGCTACTAAAGGATCTCAGAGTAATTCCTCTCTCCTCATTGACAGAGATATGATTGAGCGGTATCCATCGTTGAGTCTGAACGATCTGCTCAACTTATTACCCAACAGGAAAGTCTCTGCCCCATCTGTACAGGAGATGCAGAACATAACTTTGAGAGGAGCATTTGAAGAAACCTCGGGTCGATTTAGAAATGTGCACGGGATGAGCAATGCTTTCGGTGTCGCCATTATTATGGATGATATTGCGATGAGTAACAATGCAAATATGCAAAGCAGAAATCCAGGTATTTTTGGATTGAGCGGTTCTAACCTGGCGGTATCACAATCCGAATACAACCTGACCGGAAATCGCGCTGCTACGGCAACCAGCTACAGCGGAGAGAGCAGTTTTGGAGGAATAGATTTAAGACAAATACCGACAGAGAATATCGAACGTATAGAAGTTATCTCCGGTGTTGCTCCGGTACGCTATGGAGATATATCTGATGGGGCAATTATTATTGAGAGACAAGCCGGTAAAACTCCAGCGTTTGTTCGTCTTCAAAGCAGAAATAATGCGACCTCATATGGTTTTTCCAAAGGATTCAGTCTGAGTCCTGCTTTAGGTGATCTAAATGTGGATATGGGATATGTCAATTCCTTTGCAGACAACCGCGATAAGATCAAACAGTATCGCAGAATTAACGGTACTGTAATCTGGACGACCAGATTCGGGAATAAAAAACAATGGAAACATACTCTGCAGGGCACGTACAACAAAGTGCTGGATGGAGTAGCCAAAGATGAAGATGATACGCAATCTACTATAGTAAAATATGGCAACTGGAACTTTAATGCATCAAGCAGAACCAGTTATCAGATTAATAACAGTTTTTTCAAACGTTTTGGATTAAATTTAGGCGTTAGCACAGCTCATCAGCAATCTTATAAAGAGTATTATTACAATGACGCTTTTGTACTTTATACAGACGCGTTACAAACTGGAATCGTAGAAGGAAATTATGACAAAGGTCAATATACTGCTGTTGACCATGTGGATGGAAGGCCCTTAAATCTAACCGGTAGATTAGAAACCAATGCGGTTTGGAAGATTGGGAACTTAACACACAACATCAATTTTGGTGTCAATGCGGATTATTCTATAAATAATGGAAAAGGAAGACTGGCTGACCCCAGCAGACCCAATAAAGGCTTAAGCCTTAATACAGAAAGGTATTACGACTTCTCTCTCCTTACGCCTGTAAAGAATTTAGGACTATATCTTGAAGATCAGTTCAAAGCATCCGTTTTTGGCAATCCGCTTGCTGTATCAGCCGGAGTAAGATGGGATACACAAAATGGTCATCAATCCTTTTCACCCCGCACAAATATCAGTTACAGACCCAGCAAAGATCTACAGCTTGGCCTTGCTTATGGATTATCTTTTAAAGCTCCAAGTCTCGCCCATCTCTACCCTGGACCGGTATTTACCGAATACCTGTTATTGAATGCATACAACGGAAAACAAGCTGAAAGTACATCGAGAATCTATGTCCACCGGTATGATCCGCCAAGTGAACAATTAAAAGCTCAGTATTCGCAAACATTAGAAGGGTCAGCAATGTGGAATAAATACAACCACTCCGTTCGTGTAAATGCCTTTTTGAAACAAAACAGAAATGGAATAAATACCATATCTAACCGTGAAAGATTAATGTTACCGGTCTATGAAGCAACTCCTGTCACAGGAAGCAAGCCATTAGTGGAAGTAGTTGGAGAGAAAGTCTATATGCTTAATAAAAGAACACTTCAAAACTCACTAAGCACAGATAATTACGGGTTTGAAGTATTATACAGTTCTCCAAAGATTGAAGCACTCTACACATCTGTAAATATTGCAGGAGGTCTGACTAAAGCGACCTCAAAAAGTAATTCAAAATATGAAGAGAGTTTCAATAGTTCAGGTTCTGATCCAAAGGATGTAACGCTCGGAATTTTTGATCCGCTTAAAAATAACAGCTACCTCAGCAACGCTCGTATCGGTACAACAACACATTTTCCAAAATTACGCCTTATTGTACAAATAATGGCTGATTTTCAACTCCTTAATTATTCTTCACTTACAGATATCCAATACTATCCGATCGCATACTACACCAGAGATCTGACCTACTATGAGGTGACAAAATATGATCCTCAAAACCCTGCACATCTGTATTTGTATGAACAAAGACTGAAAAAAATGAAAGATTACAATAGTGAAAACGATGGTATCTTCTGCAATTTCAATCTTAGTATGGCTAAAGAAATCAATAAAAACTTACGTCTGTCTTTTAATGTATACAACTTCTTAGATTATCAGCCCAGATATTATATAGTTCAAAACACTACCGTGAAAACACCTAATTCTTCACCTAATTATGGCGCACAGATTACCTATAAATTTTAA
- a CDS encoding DUF6850 family outer membrane beta-barrel protein: MKAYIKYFYLGLIVFLPSHRIVAQENTAFDSISNISYSTHSVYMRSYQMATKNSVWMSKEVKNNFNQILIAGNYNTGDFIASQDATKLRKLQVQTEGKTEWRGTQLWGKFAYSKQMEDSTRLRHQTRWNEDAPVYYGSLKNNYYERDTYKLDAGIQHNFFNNRVPVTLDLDYRVGNNFSNNDPRGDVKDHNFNTALSVGYQTEKWIYHLRGLYGYGRERVNVAFKNSKYTENTADPLYVNWFMNGYGNAIERIKEINYNNDLKRHGISVHIRHQLNKEQRLYVNLATIQEEQFFKQYNISVLTYIPMNKYKRDSYTASALWILEKDLNHQTAVGLEGGIIDGRDFNYDLMKNNYLYRQEYVKADVTQVWRNYQFNGIIGYQSEDKKEGLTGNHISISTMTAGLGAKRTFSLTKPTDLIGSLRIRHKLPITQELLLPVTNSGVFAKTLIYHDYLYNASSSTEVGTSWGVNINKIKRTAWRFSFDIDYEMRNKLPSYSFDPLSVPGNNRTRLGAQIAYLF, translated from the coding sequence ATGAAAGCATACATAAAGTATTTCTATTTAGGCCTGATAGTTTTTCTTCCCTCTCACAGAATTGTGGCTCAGGAAAATACTGCTTTTGACAGTATATCCAACATTAGCTACTCAACACATTCGGTATATATGAGAAGTTATCAGATGGCCACCAAAAACAGTGTATGGATGTCAAAAGAAGTAAAGAATAACTTTAATCAGATCCTGATTGCCGGCAATTATAATACCGGGGATTTTATTGCTTCACAGGATGCAACCAAGCTCAGAAAACTGCAAGTACAAACTGAAGGAAAAACAGAATGGAGAGGAACTCAGCTTTGGGGTAAATTTGCCTATTCCAAACAAATGGAAGACAGCACAAGATTAAGACATCAGACAAGGTGGAATGAGGACGCTCCTGTTTATTACGGCTCTTTAAAAAACAATTATTATGAGCGGGATACCTACAAGTTAGATGCAGGAATTCAGCACAATTTTTTCAACAACCGTGTTCCTGTGACATTAGATCTCGATTACCGGGTAGGAAATAATTTTTCAAACAATGATCCCAGAGGAGATGTCAAAGATCACAATTTCAACACCGCACTATCGGTAGGTTATCAAACTGAAAAATGGATCTACCACTTAAGAGGCTTGTACGGATATGGAAGAGAACGTGTAAATGTTGCATTTAAAAATAGTAAATACACTGAAAATACAGCAGATCCGCTATACGTAAATTGGTTTATGAATGGATATGGAAATGCTATTGAACGTATTAAAGAGATCAATTACAATAATGACCTAAAAAGACATGGTATCAGTGTCCATATACGTCATCAGTTAAACAAAGAGCAGCGTCTTTATGTTAATCTTGCAACCATTCAGGAAGAACAGTTTTTTAAACAATACAATATTTCAGTATTAACCTATATCCCAATGAATAAATATAAAAGGGATAGTTATACTGCTTCTGCATTGTGGATATTAGAAAAAGACCTGAATCATCAGACAGCTGTCGGATTAGAAGGAGGAATTATAGACGGGCGGGATTTTAACTATGATCTGATGAAGAATAATTATCTGTATCGTCAGGAATACGTAAAAGCAGATGTTACACAAGTATGGAGAAACTATCAGTTCAATGGAATAATAGGTTATCAGTCTGAAGATAAAAAAGAAGGATTAACAGGAAACCACATCTCAATCTCCACAATGACTGCAGGATTGGGAGCTAAAAGAACATTTAGCTTAACGAAACCAACAGATTTAATTGGATCTCTGCGTATAAGACATAAGCTACCGATAACGCAGGAATTACTTCTACCTGTCACCAATTCAGGTGTATTTGCAAAAACTTTAATATACCATGACTATCTGTATAATGCCTCCTCTTCAACTGAAGTTGGCACTTCATGGGGTGTTAATATTAACAAAATTAAACGTACAGCGTGGCGCTTCTCTTTTGACATTGACTACGAGATGAGAAATAAGCTACCTTCCTATTCCTTTGATCCTCTTTCTGTACCCGGAAATAACAGAACAAGGTTAGGTGCACAAATTGCTTATTTATTCTGA
- a CDS encoding SH3 domain-containing protein translates to MALQDKYRALLDTAQASGINDLQFAEQDGVLRIAGTAPTAEVKNKLWDIYGQIDPNFLTGDVVMNVDVATEVPGSEVRVITENSNLNIRKGPGTDQPIVGKAAKGEIITLISKANDQWWLVRTKDNEEGYCYAQYLESV, encoded by the coding sequence ATGGCATTACAAGATAAATACAGAGCATTATTAGATACTGCTCAGGCATCAGGAATAAATGATTTGCAATTTGCTGAACAGGACGGTGTACTTCGTATAGCAGGAACAGCTCCGACAGCGGAAGTGAAAAATAAACTTTGGGATATTTACGGACAGATTGATCCTAATTTTCTGACAGGAGATGTCGTGATGAATGTAGATGTAGCTACAGAAGTACCTGGAAGCGAAGTACGTGTAATTACTGAAAACAGTAATCTGAATATTCGTAAAGGGCCCGGTACGGATCAGCCTATTGTAGGTAAAGCTGCAAAGGGAGAAATCATCACGCTGATCAGCAAGGCAAACGATCAGTGGTGGCTGGTGCGCACAAAAGATAATGAAGAAGGATATTGCTATGCGCAGTATCTGGAGTCTGTGTAA
- a CDS encoding M1 family metallopeptidase, whose protein sequence is MKKLLSVLCFMLALSAFAQELYIPRNIKLAYERGTRSLSGAPGPAYWQNKGVYDVQVKVDANTKIVSGTETIVYTNNSPDTLRQVAIRFDNNVHKPNSPRAAYAETDFLTSGLKIHSFAMNGNQYEVNAQDWGTATLGAFEDAILPKGKATFTISWEYPLSVQSDREGQVDPETFYVAYSYPRIAVYDDYNGWDMLAHNGRQEFYNDFNDYTFTIAAPKNYVVWATGTFLNPEEVLMPEFLKRFKQSLSSDTRMHIANEQEMKSGNVTQPKEWNVWKFKADKVTDFCFAMSNHYVWDAASVQLPSKRVSVQAAYKSGTKDFEQYVGWEQYCIDWFSRHWPGVEYPYTTMTAVQGFADMEYPMMINDSSVPDNLLDARQTVDHEIAHTYFPFYMGTNEARYAFMDEGWATAFEYLIGLDENGEATTKKMFQDFRVKGWISDPSAEQDQPLISMSSQLSGAGYGNNSYIKSALSYLALKDYLGDALFKKALHHYMNNWNGKHPIPWDYFYSMNTGSGKNLNWFWQNWFFSNNYIDLKINTVKSVPGIIEVVVDNIGGFAIPFDMHVTFADGKSATIHYTPQVWEKNSKQTTLRIPAKQSLKKVELDGGIFMDYTPNDNVKAL, encoded by the coding sequence ATGAAGAAATTACTGAGTGTTTTATGCTTTATGCTGGCTTTGTCGGCATTTGCGCAGGAATTATATATTCCCCGAAATATTAAACTGGCTTATGAACGTGGAACGCGGAGTCTGTCCGGAGCTCCCGGACCTGCCTACTGGCAAAATAAAGGAGTATATGATGTGCAGGTGAAAGTGGATGCAAATACAAAGATTGTCAGTGGTACGGAGACTATCGTATATACCAATAACAGCCCGGATACATTGAGACAAGTGGCGATTCGCTTTGATAATAATGTACACAAACCTAATTCGCCACGAGCTGCTTATGCTGAAACTGATTTTCTGACTTCGGGATTAAAAATTCATTCTTTTGCCATGAATGGCAATCAATATGAGGTAAATGCTCAGGATTGGGGAACTGCAACCTTAGGAGCCTTCGAAGATGCCATCTTGCCTAAGGGAAAAGCGACGTTTACGATTTCATGGGAATATCCTTTATCTGTACAGAGTGACAGGGAAGGACAGGTTGATCCGGAGACATTTTATGTGGCTTATTCATATCCAAGAATTGCAGTGTATGACGATTATAACGGATGGGATATGCTGGCACACAACGGAAGACAGGAGTTCTATAATGACTTTAATGATTATACGTTTACCATTGCTGCCCCTAAAAATTATGTGGTATGGGCTACCGGTACATTTCTGAACCCGGAAGAGGTACTGATGCCTGAATTTTTGAAGCGATTCAAACAGTCATTAAGCAGTGATACACGTATGCATATTGCGAATGAACAGGAAATGAAATCGGGAAATGTAACTCAGCCAAAAGAATGGAACGTATGGAAATTTAAGGCTGATAAGGTTACGGATTTTTGTTTTGCAATGAGCAACCACTATGTATGGGATGCTGCAAGTGTTCAGCTGCCTTCTAAGCGGGTCAGTGTACAGGCTGCGTATAAATCAGGCACAAAGGATTTTGAGCAATATGTAGGGTGGGAACAATATTGTATTGACTGGTTTTCCAGGCACTGGCCGGGAGTAGAGTACCCATACACAACGATGACTGCTGTACAAGGGTTTGCGGATATGGAATACCCGATGATGATCAATGATTCGAGTGTACCGGATAATCTGCTGGATGCACGCCAGACAGTGGACCATGAGATTGCACATACATACTTTCCATTTTATATGGGTACAAATGAAGCCCGTTACGCATTTATGGATGAGGGTTGGGCTACAGCTTTTGAATACCTGATCGGACTTGATGAGAACGGTGAAGCTACTACTAAGAAGATGTTTCAGGATTTCAGAGTAAAAGGCTGGATCTCGGATCCTTCTGCTGAGCAGGATCAGCCTTTGATCTCCATGAGCTCACAGCTTAGCGGTGCGGGATACGGCAATAACTCTTATATCAAATCGGCGCTTTCTTATCTTGCTCTTAAAGATTATCTGGGGGATGCCTTATTTAAAAAAGCATTACACCATTATATGAATAACTGGAACGGTAAGCATCCGATTCCCTGGGATTACTTCTATTCAATGAATACCGGGTCAGGGAAAAACCTGAACTGGTTTTGGCAGAACTGGTTCTTCAGCAATAATTATATTGATCTGAAAATAAACACTGTCAAGTCTGTACCTGGTATTATAGAGGTGGTAGTAGACAATATCGGAGGTTTTGCAATTCCGTTTGATATGCATGTCACTTTTGCGGATGGAAAATCTGCTACAATACATTACACTCCTCAGGTATGGGAGAAAAATTCAAAACAAACAACTTTGCGTATTCCTGCCAAACAATCCTTGAAAAAAGTAGAGTTGGATGGCGGTATTTTTATGGATTATACGCCTAATGATAATGTAAAAGCACTTTAA
- a CDS encoding DUF4876 domain-containing protein produces the protein MKKILYLFILLLPFAACKKETPDVATIDVDLKINYSNTDFQKTFPLKNIQITLRNLSTNVVTKYVANGSTFQIAGLAPGSYDIDASVTIPRQEYTTLAGEDPGTDITFNASNKRVSLINTTSLEFNLIAGQTGSFVLKQIYYAGSDNKEGALYRDQFIEIYNNTDQVLYADSLYFGRLYGRQSTRAATTHIQANGQHDWSKSLNMTVGNAANTDYVYGRDLFMVPGTGKSYPVQPGQSIIIAQNALNHKIPFIGADGKEVPIKKPELTVDLSGANFEVYYGKLPGVNPLPSDIDNPSVPNVDIIDYEARDWILDSPGRDSYFIFKGQTRQAVEALKSYYEPTLVAPSASAKTYRQIPSAWLMDAVEVQPNLPDSRIPKKLLPAFDSGYTFATDGSYSSQSVMRKTATTVSGRRVLKDTNNSTEDFTVIKANPRGFAD, from the coding sequence ATGAAAAAAATACTTTACCTTTTCATCCTACTACTCCCGTTTGCGGCATGTAAAAAGGAAACTCCGGATGTTGCAACAATAGATGTTGATTTAAAGATCAATTATTCCAATACTGATTTTCAAAAAACCTTTCCTTTGAAAAATATTCAGATAACATTAAGAAATCTGTCTACAAATGTTGTCACAAAATATGTTGCAAACGGAAGTACTTTTCAGATTGCCGGATTAGCACCGGGATCATATGACATAGATGCATCTGTAACTATTCCCAGACAAGAGTACACTACCCTTGCCGGAGAAGATCCCGGAACAGACATTACATTTAATGCATCCAATAAAAGAGTATCTCTGATAAACACTACATCACTTGAATTTAATTTGATTGCTGGTCAGACAGGCTCATTTGTACTCAAACAAATCTATTATGCAGGATCAGATAACAAGGAAGGTGCGCTGTACAGAGATCAGTTTATAGAAATATACAACAATACAGATCAGGTTCTTTATGCTGACAGTCTTTATTTTGGTCGTTTGTATGGAAGACAGAGTACCAGAGCAGCTACGACTCATATACAGGCCAATGGTCAGCATGACTGGAGCAAATCTCTTAACATGACTGTAGGAAATGCTGCTAATACAGATTATGTATATGGTCGTGATTTATTTATGGTTCCGGGAACAGGGAAAAGTTATCCGGTACAACCCGGTCAAAGCATTATTATTGCGCAAAACGCTCTGAACCATAAAATTCCTTTTATAGGAGCAGATGGTAAAGAAGTTCCGATTAAAAAACCTGAATTAACAGTTGACCTGAGCGGTGCAAATTTTGAAGTATATTATGGTAAACTTCCGGGTGTAAATCCTTTACCATCCGATATTGACAACCCTTCTGTGCCTAATGTTGATATTATTGATTATGAAGCGCGTGACTGGATCCTGGACAGTCCGGGAAGAGATTCTTATTTTATATTTAAAGGACAGACACGCCAGGCGGTAGAAGCGCTGAAAAGCTACTATGAACCCACTTTAGTCGCTCCGTCAGCAAGTGCAAAAACATACAGACAGATCCCGTCAGCATGGTTAATGGATGCAGTAGAAGTTCAACCCAATCTACCGGATAGCCGTATACCTAAAAAATTACTTCCTGCATTTGATTCAGGATATACATTCGCAACAGATGGTTCTTATTCTTCACAATCTGTTATGCGCAAAACAGCGACTACTGTTTCTGGCAGAAGAGTATTGAAAGATACAAATAACTCAACTGAAGATTTTACAGTAATAAAAGCAAACCCAAGAGGATTTGCAGACTAA